A window from Dunckerocampus dactyliophorus isolate RoL2022-P2 chromosome 15, RoL_Ddac_1.1, whole genome shotgun sequence encodes these proteins:
- the med11 gene encoding mediator of RNA polymerase II transcription subunit 11, with translation MANERLRALEEVEKEIAMVLQCAGNIVLELSKDKHNVSLLDRQLVQFQSSVNRVESELSGQIRYLTQVATGQPHEGSTYSSRKDCQMALNRAEYAKVKLGELGRTCEVMLDQQQAS, from the exons ATGGCAAACGAGCGGCTCAGAGCCCTGGAGGAGGTTGAGAAGGAGATAGCGATGGTCCTCCAATGTGCTG GTAACATAGTGTTAGAGCTTTCTAAAGACAAACACAATGTCAGCCTGCTGGACAGACAGCTGGTCCAGTTCCAGAGCTCCGTCAACAGAGTGGAGAGTGAACTGAGTGGCCAAATCCGCTACCTTACACAG GTGGCTACGGGTCAACCACATGAAGGATCCACATATTCATCCAGGAAGGACTGCCAGATGGCGCTCAACAGAGCCGAGTACGCCAAGGTCAAACTGGGAGAACTGGGCCGCACCTGTGAAGTCATGCTGGATCAGCAGCAGGCCTCTTAa